The following proteins are co-located in the Rattus norvegicus strain BN/NHsdMcwi chromosome 19, GRCr8, whole genome shotgun sequence genome:
- the LOC134483257 gene encoding LOW QUALITY PROTEIN: DNA-directed RNA polymerase II subunit GRINL1A-like (The sequence of the model RefSeq protein was modified relative to this genomic sequence to represent the inferred CDS: inserted 1 base in 1 codon): MCSLPRGFEPPVPEDVGRQSLAELQERLRRQERLLSKEKFICKLPDKGKKISDTTAKLKAAISKXEEVRGRTELLHPVSVDCKLRHKATTRVDTDIDKAQNSDLMLDTSSLVPECPSVDIESSKTTSETQGPTQLTHKGNEETLETGCTVSTSLSVLITAQAPPSEVNEHLPQHSSQAEEVSSSVDSLFITKLQKITTADQTEPSEENTSTENFPELQSETPKKPHYMTVLEMRARNPVPPPHKFKTNVLPTQQSDSPSHCQRAQSPASSEEQRSRARQHLDDVTAARLLLLHPLPAQLLSIEESLALQKEQKQNYEEMWAKLAAQKLAERLNITMQSYNPEGESSGRYREVRDEDDAQSSDKC; the protein is encoded by the exons ATGTGCTCCCTGCCCCGTGGCTTTGagcccccagttcctgaggacGTGGGGCGGCAGAGTTTGGCGGAGCTGCAGGAGAGGTTGAGGCGCCAGGAGAGACTTTTgagcaaagaaaaattcatttgcaaattgcccgacaaaggtaaaaagatctcagacaccactgccaaactgaaagctgccatttcaa gtgaagaggtcagagggagaactgaactacttcatcctgttagtgttgactgtaagctaaggcataaagcaaccacaagagttgataccgacatagacaaggcccagaattctgacctgatgcttgatacttcatcattagttcctgaatgtccgtcagtagacattgaatcatctaaaacaacctcagaaactcagggacctacacagctcactcacaaaggcaatgaagagactttggagactggctgcacagtgagtaccAGCCTGTCTGTCCTcatcacagcccaggctcccccatctgaagttaatgaacatctcccccagcattcaagtcaagcagaagaggtttccagcagcgtcgacagtctgtttatcactaaattgcaaaagatcacaactgcagaccagactgaaccctcagaagaaaacaccagcactgagaactttccagaactgcagagtgagactcctaagaagcctcattacatgacagtgctagaaatgcgagctagaaacccagtgccccctcctcataagtttaagaccaatgtgttacccacacaacagagtgactcaccaagtcattgtcagagggctcagtctcctgcttcctcagaagagcagcgaagcagggctaggcagcatcttgatgatgtcacagcagctcgccttcttctgctccaccccctgcctgcacagctgctctccatagaagagtccctggctctgcagaaagagcagaagcagaattatgaggAGATGTGGGCAAAGCTCGCAGCACAGAAACTAGCCGAGAGACTGAATATTACAATgcagagctacaatccagaaggggagtcttcagggagataccgagaagtgagggatgaagatgatgcccagtcctcggacaaatgctga